A DNA window from Methanobacteriaceae archaeon contains the following coding sequences:
- the glf gene encoding UDP-galactopyranose mutase — MSDYKYVIVGAGLSGLTIAERIANELDEKVLIIEKRNHIGGNVYDFYQDDILIQKYGPHIYHTNEKKVHDYLSQFTEWSEYVHRVLSFVDGKLVPMPICIDTLNKLYNLDLDEDSMKEWIDEHKEDIDEIKSSEDVVLKNAGRDIYNKLFKNYTEKQWGTSAANLSPSVISRIPFRFNHDDRYFGDTYQGMPKEGFTKMCENMVKSDNIDIKLNTDYKDCIGDIDYEKLIYTGPIDYFYNYKYGELLYRCLNFVYEILDEDSYQEVGVVNYPNDPYFTRITEFKKLTQQKVDGKTAIMREYPGFNGEKCYPYPTKEYLDKFELYEAEMEKEEHVIFAGRLARYKYYNMDLVVKDALEIFENEIK; from the coding sequence ATGTCTGATTATAAATATGTAATTGTAGGTGCTGGACTTTCCGGTTTAACAATAGCTGAAAGAATAGCTAATGAATTAGATGAAAAGGTATTAATCATTGAAAAACGTAACCACATCGGAGGTAATGTCTATGATTTCTACCAGGACGACATTTTAATCCAAAAGTACGGACCTCACATTTACCATACCAATGAAAAAAAGGTTCACGATTACTTATCCCAGTTTACCGAATGGAGCGAATACGTACACAGAGTATTAAGCTTTGTTGACGGTAAACTCGTACCAATGCCAATTTGTATTGATACTTTAAATAAATTATATAATCTTGATTTAGATGAAGATTCCATGAAAGAATGGATTGACGAACACAAAGAGGATATTGATGAGATTAAATCCTCTGAAGATGTTGTTTTAAAAAATGCTGGTCGTGACATCTACAACAAGTTATTTAAGAATTATACTGAAAAACAGTGGGGAACTTCAGCAGCTAACTTAAGCCCTAGTGTTATTTCAAGAATTCCATTTAGATTCAACCATGATGACAGATACTTTGGTGATACCTATCAGGGAATGCCAAAGGAAGGATTTACCAAAATGTGTGAAAACATGGTAAAATCTGACAATATTGATATTAAACTCAATACTGATTATAAAGATTGTATTGGTGATATTGATTATGAAAAATTAATTTACACCGGACCAATCGACTACTTCTACAATTACAAGTACGGAGAATTATTATACCGTTGTTTAAACTTCGTTTATGAAATTTTAGACGAAGATTCATATCAGGAAGTTGGTGTTGTTAACTATCCAAATGACCCTTACTTTACAAGAATAACCGAGTTTAAAAAGTTAACACAACAAAAAGTCGACGGTAAAACTGCAATTATGAGAGAATACCCTGGATTTAACGGAGAAAAATGTTATCCATATCCGACCAAAGAATACTTGGATAAATTCGAATTATATGAAGCAGAAATGGAAAAAGAAGAACATGTGATTTTCGCAGGAAGACTTGCAAGATACAAATACTACAATATGGATTTAGTAGTTAAAGACGCATTGGAAATCTTTGAAAATGAAATCAAATAG
- the recJ gene encoding single-stranded-DNA-specific exonuclease RecJ encodes MMQIPQLMHEQYLEAKDMIEKAKDIKVYTHIDCDGICSGAILSTILDRQNKEHEIEFVNLDVVDDIELNHELTIFSDLGSGQRVDTKAVKGQKILILDHHPPLRSLNYKDDKDYMYLEINPLHHGIDGSYYVCGGGLCYFLAKEFGYNDLSWIGLLSAIGDMQNTRSGYFEGLNEIIQQDAIDGGYLELKKGDLNIYGRNTRPLFVALSYFSDVNLPITNNTNETMAILEELGIDEKHNRKTLSELTDAEKGKLFQRLMSMLTKVVPARYIEHLPKLIIGDSYTFLKEDDHSFLRDGSEFSTAMNACGRNHQEKVALEVLKGDRMLALDELESVSKMHRTNLAKAISSVAESDEKNIIELENLQYFDGTGIAPEIVGTITGMILGYCNWKKPIIGFARTEEGLKVSLRCSRLLSYDGIHFGNIIREVASLVGGTGGGHSMACGAYIPIEKQDEFIELFNNKLNGKLTN; translated from the coding sequence ATTATGCAAATACCACAATTAATGCACGAACAATACCTTGAAGCAAAAGATATGATTGAAAAGGCAAAAGACATTAAAGTCTATACTCATATTGACTGCGATGGTATTTGTTCCGGTGCAATTTTATCAACCATACTAGACAGACAAAACAAAGAACACGAAATTGAATTTGTTAATTTAGATGTCGTTGATGACATTGAACTTAATCATGAACTTACAATCTTTTCCGATTTAGGCTCCGGTCAGCGCGTTGACACAAAAGCCGTGAAAGGTCAAAAAATTCTTATTTTAGACCACCACCCGCCACTTAGAAGTCTTAATTACAAAGATGATAAAGATTACATGTATTTGGAAATCAATCCACTCCATCACGGCATTGACGGATCATACTATGTGTGCGGTGGGGGATTGTGCTATTTTCTTGCAAAGGAATTTGGATATAATGATTTAAGCTGGATTGGTTTATTATCTGCTATTGGAGATATGCAAAATACAAGATCAGGGTATTTTGAAGGTTTAAATGAAATAATCCAGCAGGATGCAATTGACGGTGGATATTTGGAGCTTAAAAAAGGAGATCTTAACATTTACGGAAGAAACACAAGACCACTATTTGTTGCTCTATCATACTTTAGTGATGTTAATCTTCCGATTACAAACAATACCAATGAAACTATGGCTATTTTAGAAGAGTTAGGTATTGATGAAAAGCATAACAGGAAAACATTAAGTGAACTAACAGATGCTGAAAAAGGAAAGCTTTTCCAACGTCTTATGTCAATGCTTACCAAAGTAGTTCCTGCAAGATATATTGAACATTTACCAAAATTAATCATTGGAGATTCCTACACTTTCCTAAAAGAGGACGACCACAGCTTTCTTAGAGATGGAAGTGAGTTTTCAACTGCTATGAATGCATGTGGAAGAAACCATCAGGAAAAAGTCGCACTTGAAGTATTAAAAGGAGACCGTATGCTTGCATTAGATGAACTTGAAAGTGTAAGTAAAATGCACAGAACAAACCTTGCAAAAGCAATAAGCAGTGTTGCAGAAAGTGATGAGAAAAACATTATTGAACTTGAAAACTTACAGTACTTTGACGGAACCGGAATTGCACCTGAAATTGTTGGAACAATCACTGGAATGATTTTAGGTTATTGTAACTGGAAAAAACCAATTATAGGATTTGCAAGAACTGAAGAAGGCCTTAAAGTGTCTCTTAGATGTTCCAGATTACTTTCATATGATGGAATTCACTTTGGAAACATTATCCGTGAAGTTGCTTCTTTGGTTGGTGGAACAGGTGGAGGTCACTCCATGGCATGTGGTGCATATATTCCAATTGAAAAGCAGGACGAATTTATTGAATTATTCAATAATAAATTAAATGGAAAATTGACAAATTAA
- a CDS encoding signal recognition particle subunit SRP19/SEC65 family protein, with product MITIWPQYLNRNLTTGEGRKISQEDSVKDPTINEIERALKRLNLTFEIEKDKAYPGKWYEKSGRALVEWDKTKLELIREISLKIKDIRN from the coding sequence ATGATTACAATCTGGCCACAATACTTAAACAGAAATTTAACCACAGGAGAAGGTCGTAAAATCTCACAGGAAGACTCAGTAAAAGACCCTACAATAAATGAAATTGAAAGAGCGCTTAAAAGACTTAACCTTACCTTTGAAATTGAAAAAGATAAGGCATATCCTGGAAAATGGTATGAAAAATCAGGGAGAGCTCTTGTTGAATGGGATAAAACCAAACTTGAATTAATAAGAGAAATTAGTTTAAAAATCAAAGACATTAGAAACTGA